The following are encoded in a window of Amaranthus tricolor cultivar Red isolate AtriRed21 chromosome 2, ASM2621246v1, whole genome shotgun sequence genomic DNA:
- the LOC130806961 gene encoding protein LPA2, with amino-acid sequence MALFPLQSSSFTNKPQFLLHKPLSSIPTKPKFTIICLDSSSPSSQSSKPTIKNDPIEQSSTTSDKKPISSNGQGFGSNQLPKPSSTGKKKGKRERASIIRRNPVEKPAFLDKKAVDEENKQQGVNESAFLLTWLGLGGIIFVEGIALAASGFLPEEWDKLFVKYLYPSFTPTVVLFVAGTVVYGVFKYLQNENLRNPK; translated from the exons ATGGCACTCTTTCCCCTTCAATCCTCTTCCTTCACCAATAAACCCCAATTCCTTCTCCATAAACCACTTTCTTCTATCCCCACCAAACCCAAATTCACCATAATATGCCTAGATTCCTCCTCCCCGTCATCACAATCTTCAAAACCTACCATTAAAAATGACCCAATTGAGCAATCTTCAACCACTTCAGATAAAAAACCCATTTCATCAAATGGGCAAGGATTTGGGTCAAACCAATTGCCAAAACCATCATCAACTGGTAAAAAGAAGGGGAAGAGAGAAAGAGCTTCAATTATTCGCAGAAATCCTGTTGAAAAGCCTGCATTTTTAGATAAGAAAGCAGTGGACGAGGAAAATAAGCAACAAGGTGTTAATGAAAGTGCTTTTTTGCTTACTTGGTTGGGTCTTGGtggtattatttttgttgaggGCATTGCTCTTGCTGCTTCAG GCTTTCTTCCAGAAGAGTGGGATAAGTTATTTGTTAAGTATTTGTACCCATCATTCACTCCCACGGTCGTCTTATTTGTTGCTGGTACAGTTGTATATGGTGTTTTCAAATACTTGCAGAACGAAAATCTGAGAAACCCAAAATGA